One genomic region from Pan troglodytes isolate AG18354 chromosome 14, NHGRI_mPanTro3-v2.0_pri, whole genome shotgun sequence encodes:
- the POU4F1 gene encoding POU domain, class 4, transcription factor 1, with translation MMSMNSKQPHFAMHPTLPEHKYPSLHSSSEAIRRACLPTPPLQSNLFASLDETLLARAEALAAVDIAVSQGKSHPFKPDATYHTMNSVPCTSTSTVPLAHHHHHHHHHQALEPGDLLDHISSPSLALMAGAGGAGAAAGGGGAHDGPGGGGGPGGGGGPGGGGPGGGGGGGGPGGGGGGPGGGLLGGSAHPHPHMHSLGHLSHPAAAAAMNMPSGLPHPGLVAAAAHHGAAAAAAAAAAGQVAAASAAAAVVGAAGLASICDSDTDPRELEAFAERFKQRRIKLGVTQADVGSALANLKIPGVGSLSQSTICRFESLTLSHNNMIALKPILQAWLEEAEGAQREKMNKPELFNGGEKKRKRTSIAAPEKRSLEAYFAVQPRPSSEKIAAIAEKLDLKKNVVRVWFCNQRQKQKRMKFSATY, from the coding sequence CTGCAGAGCAACCTCTTCGCCAGCCTGGACGAGACGCTGCTGGCGCGGGCCGAGGCGCTGGCGGCCGTGGACATCGCCGTGTCCCAGGGCAAGAGCCATCCTTTCAAGCCGGACGCCACGTACCACACGATGAACAGCGTGCCGTGCACGTCCACTTCCACGGTGCCTCTGgcgcaccaccaccaccaccaccaccaccaccaggcgCTCGAACCCGGCGATCTGCTGGACCACATCTCCTCGCCGTCGCTCGCGCTCATGGCCGGCGCGGGCGGCGCGGGCGCGgcggccggcggcggcggcgcccaCGACGGCCCGGGGGGCGGTGGCggcccgggcggcggcggcggcccgggcggcggcggccccgggggcggcggcggcggtggcggcccggggggcggcggcggcggcccgggCGGCGGGCTCCTGGGCGGCTCCGCGCACCCTCATCCGCATATGCACAGCCTGGGCCACCTGTCGCACCCCGCGGCGGCGGCCGCCATGAACATGCCGTCCGGGCTGCCGCACCCCGGgctggtggcggcggcggcgcacCACGGCGCAgcagcggcagcggcggcggcggcggccgggcaGGTGGCAGCGGCATCGGCGGCGGCGGCCGTGGTGGGTGCAGCGGGCCTGGCGTCCATCTGCGACTCGGACACGGACCCGCGCGAGCTCGAGGCGTTCGCGGAGCGCTTCAAGCAGCGGCGCATCAAGCTGGGCGTGACGCAGGCCGACGTGGGCTCGGCGCTGGCCAACCTCAAGATCCCGGGCGTGGGCTCACTCAGCCAGAGCACCATCTGCAGGTTCGAGTCGCTCACGCTGTCGCACAACAACATGATCGCGCTCAAGCCCATCCTGCAGGCGTGGCTCGAGGAGGCCGAGGGCGCCCAGCGCGAGAAAATGAACAAGCCTGAGCTCTTCAACGGCGGCGAGAAGAAGCGCAAGCGGACTTCCATCGCCGCGCCCGAAAAGCGCTCCCTCGAGGCCTACTTCGCCGTACAGCCCCGGCCCTCGTCCGAGAAGATCGCCGCCATCGCCGAGAAACTGGACCTCAAAAAGAACGTGGTGCGGGTGTGGTTTTGCAACCAGAGACAGAAGCAGAAGCGGATGAAATTCTCTGCCACTTACTGA